A genomic region of Kribbella sp. NBC_00382 contains the following coding sequences:
- a CDS encoding SRPBCC family protein, giving the protein MPTNLKSSHTRSIAIAASPETVFDLVSDPTAFPRWAPGFARSARPAGDHWIIENEQGEARIVVRSSREHGTVDILSADDPGQGAYSRVLPNGTGSEYQFTLQFPADAPEDAITAQMAVVDAELEAVRALCE; this is encoded by the coding sequence ATGCCTACTAATCTGAAGAGCAGTCACACCCGGTCCATCGCCATCGCGGCCTCGCCGGAGACCGTCTTCGACCTCGTCTCCGACCCGACCGCCTTCCCCCGCTGGGCACCCGGCTTCGCCCGCTCCGCGCGTCCGGCCGGTGACCACTGGATCATCGAGAACGAGCAGGGCGAGGCGAGGATCGTGGTCCGCTCCTCGCGCGAACACGGCACCGTCGACATCCTCTCGGCCGACGATCCCGGCCAGGGCGCCTACAGCCGGGTACTACCGAACGGCACCGGTAGCGAGTACCAGTTCACGCTGCAGTTCCCCGCGGATGCGCCGGAGGACGCCATCACCGCGCAAATGGCCGTCGTGGACGCCGAACTGGAAGCAGTCCGCGCCCTCTGCGAGTGA
- a CDS encoding MarR family winged helix-turn-helix transcriptional regulator has product MQREDLGSLFGRITRRLYLAEEPLLRAHGLSMWGYGVLTHLAKEPAINQLGLATAIGYDKSRLIPLLDGLVEDGLVVREQDPADRRNRLAQLTPAGEARLAAVRAEIRAMEEELLGEFSAAERRSLIGILTRLAD; this is encoded by the coding sequence ATGCAGCGCGAAGATCTGGGATCGCTGTTCGGACGGATCACCCGGCGGCTGTACCTCGCCGAGGAGCCGTTGCTGCGCGCGCACGGGCTCTCGATGTGGGGGTACGGCGTCCTGACGCACCTGGCCAAGGAGCCGGCGATCAACCAGCTCGGGCTCGCGACCGCGATCGGCTACGACAAGTCGCGGCTGATCCCGTTGCTCGACGGGCTGGTCGAGGACGGCTTGGTGGTCCGCGAGCAGGACCCGGCGGACCGGCGCAACCGGCTGGCGCAGTTGACGCCGGCGGGTGAGGCGCGGCTGGCCGCGGTACGGGCTGAGATCCGGGCGATGGAGGAGGAGTTGCTCGGCGAGTTCAGTGCTGCCGAGCGGCGGTCGCTGATCGGGATCCTGACTCGGCTCGCGGACTAG
- a CDS encoding WxL protein peptidoglycan domain-containing protein, whose product MHPPVLRGSTVVHAVTRAFAVLLLVLPCLVLPCLSQAQSAIAADNPPWEIKPAANIFGAKRPSFSYALPRGGQSRDALLIVNSSRIPLTVTLYGADAFTTDDGSIDLLNAAAKSKGVGAWVQLDETTVRVPPGRTVDVPFRLALPDSAASGDHLGGIVALVKQAGYPDRLAAVKIRLQVSGELKPALSVEDLKVHYAGTPNPFGQGSVAVTYTVRNTGNTIVAARQAAAVTGPFGVFTAGPGQLADSPLLLPGGSWKVAADIPGVPPALRLTGTVSVVPVAKTAPQPTTAATAHVLTIPWTLLLLVLACAAVLTLAILSRRKRKRPAHAR is encoded by the coding sequence ATGCACCCGCCGGTACTCCGCGGGTCCACGGTCGTGCATGCCGTGACCCGTGCCTTCGCCGTCCTACTGCTCGTTCTGCCCTGCCTCGTCCTGCCCTGCCTCAGCCAGGCGCAGAGCGCGATCGCGGCCGACAACCCGCCCTGGGAGATCAAGCCGGCGGCCAACATCTTCGGGGCGAAGCGCCCGAGCTTCAGCTATGCCCTGCCGCGCGGCGGCCAGTCGCGGGACGCGCTGCTCATCGTCAACAGCAGCCGGATCCCGCTGACGGTGACGCTGTACGGCGCCGACGCTTTCACCACCGACGACGGCAGCATCGACCTGCTGAACGCGGCGGCCAAGTCGAAGGGCGTCGGGGCCTGGGTCCAGCTCGATGAGACCACTGTCCGGGTCCCGCCCGGCCGCACCGTCGACGTACCGTTCCGTCTCGCGCTCCCCGACAGCGCGGCATCCGGCGACCATCTGGGCGGAATCGTCGCGCTGGTGAAGCAGGCCGGCTATCCGGACCGGCTGGCCGCCGTCAAGATCCGGCTGCAGGTGAGCGGAGAGCTCAAGCCGGCCCTGTCTGTCGAGGACCTGAAGGTGCACTACGCCGGTACTCCGAACCCCTTCGGCCAAGGCAGTGTCGCCGTCACCTACACCGTCCGCAATACCGGCAACACCATCGTCGCGGCCCGCCAGGCAGCCGCTGTCACCGGTCCTTTCGGCGTCTTCACCGCCGGCCCCGGCCAACTCGCCGACTCACCCCTGCTGCTCCCCGGCGGGTCCTGGAAGGTCGCCGCCGACATCCCCGGAGTACCACCGGCCCTCCGCCTGACCGGAACGGTCAGCGTCGTACCGGTAGCGAAGACTGCCCCTCAACCCACCACAGCCGCCACTGCTCACGTCCTCACCATCCCGTGGACGCTTCTCCTCCTAGTACTAGCCTGCGCAGCCGTCCTAACCCTCGCCATCCTCAGCCGCCGCAAGCGAAAGAGGCCGGCCCACGCCAGATGA